The Primulina eburnea isolate SZY01 chromosome 13, ASM2296580v1, whole genome shotgun sequence genome includes a region encoding these proteins:
- the LOC140809812 gene encoding protein NRT1/ PTR FAMILY 4.3-like produces MDFLYKLNYNKSRRRGGFRACIFVFFLGALENIGFVANMSIMVLYFHHVMSFGISTSANTLTNFLGSTFLLTIVGGFISDTYLNRLYTCLIFGFLEITGLLLITIQAYYKNSQADSGEKSSCVKGGEAFMFYTSLCLLALGSGGVKGSIAALGADQFDRTDPEWARSVASYFNYYQFSVTIGSLLAVTAVVWIALNKGWHWAFFTGLVTAFVGFIVLTLGKPFYMSQPLASSSIVKISQVIIAAIQNRNLKLPENPGMLHEIANKERDISEEKLLHTRQFRFLDKAAVLWDGVNTQPRRVCTVTQVEEVKKLMRMLPIFSSTVIMNTCLAQLQTFSVLQGYMMEPHLATLNIPNPSIPVIPIMFMVILLPLYEFFFIPLARRLTGHPTGITQLQRVGVGLVLSVLSMGIAGLVEVKRRDQALKNPLKPISLFWLSFQYGIFGIADMFVMVGLMEFFYKEAPSGMRSLSTSFSLLSLSFGYFFSSIFVTIINAITEKVATSKQGWLEAKELNHNKLDYFYWFLAILSSLNFAIYLLWASWYEYRSDVKETDEQY; encoded by the exons ATGGATTTTCTATACAAACTGAATTACAACAAGTCCAGAAGACGAGGAGGATTCAGGGCTTGCATTTTCGTTTTCT TTCTGGGAGCCTTGGAAAACATAGGATTTGTGGCAAACATGTCCATTATGGTACTGTACTTCCACCATGTTATGTCCTTTGGTATTTCAACCTCGGCCAACACGCTCACCAACTTTTTAGGTTCAACTTTCTTGCTCACCATTGTGGGAGGTTTCATCTCAGACACTTATCTGAATCGACTGTACACATGCCTGATTTTTGGATTTCTTGAAATTAcg GGACTGCTCCTAATTACAATCCAGGCGTACTACAAGAATTCACAAGCTGATTCCGGAGAAAAATCGAGCTGTGTCAAAGGTGGTGAAgcattcatgttttatacttCTTTGTGCTTGCTAGCTTTAGGATCTGGTGGAGTGAAGGGGTCCATTGCTGCACTTGGGGCGGATCAGTTCGATCGGACGGACCCAGAATGGGCAAGGTCCGTTGCAAGCTATTTCAACTATTATCAGTTTAGTGTTACCATTGGATCACTATTAGCAGTTACAGCAGTTGTGTGGATAGCTCTGAATAAAGGTTGGCACTGGGCTTTCTTCACTGGTTTAGTAACGGCGTTCGTTGGTTTCATCGTTCTTACACTTGGAAAGCCTTTCTATATGTCCCAACCGTTAGCAAGCAGCTCCATTGTTAAGATATCACAG GTCATTATTGCTGCGATTCAGAATAGGAATCTGAAATTACCCGAAAACCCTGGCATGTTGCATGAGATTGCCAATAAAGAAAGAGATATTTCTGAAGAAAAACTTCTACACACTAGACAATTCAG GTTCCTTGACAAAGCTGCTGTTCTATGGGACGGAGTGAATACTCAGCCAAGGAGAGTTTGCACGGTTACACAAGTTGAGGAAGTCAAAAAACTGATGAGGATGCTGCCTATCTTTTCCAGTACAGTTATAATGAACACATGCCTGGCACAACTGCAGACTTTCTCTGTACTCCAAGGGTACATGATGGAACCTCATTTGGCCACATTAAATATCCCAAATCCTTCCATACCGGTAATTCCCATAATGTTCATGGTTATTCTACTTCCACTCTATGAATTTTTCTTCATCCCATTAGCCCGAAGATTGACAGGCCATCCAACTGGGATAACTCAGCTCCAACGTGTAGGCGTTGGGCTTGTTCTCTCAGTCCTTTCAATGGGAATAGCTGGTTTGGTTGAGGTAAAAAGAAGGGATCAAGCTCTCAAGAATCCATTAAAGCCAATTAGTCTTTTCTGGCTTTCCTTTCAGTATGGAATCTTCGGGATAGCAGACATGTTTGTAATGGTTGGACTGATGGAATTCTTCTATAAAGAAGCTCCATCCGGAATGAGGTCTCTTTCCACTTCTTTTTCGTTGCTATCACTATCTTTTGGGTATTTCTTTAGCAGTATATTTGTTACCATCATCAATGCCATAACAGAGAAGGTTGCAACAAGTAAACAAGGCTGGCTGGAAGCAAAAGAATTGAACCATAACAAGTTGGATTATTTTTACTGGTTTTTAGCCATCCTTAGTAGCCTCAATTTTGCTATCTATCTACTATGGGCATCATGGTACGAGTACAGATCAGATGTTAAAGAAACAGATGAACAGTATTGA